Proteins encoded together in one Quercus lobata isolate SW786 chromosome 3, ValleyOak3.0 Primary Assembly, whole genome shotgun sequence window:
- the LOC115982544 gene encoding 40S ribosomal protein S3a-2 yields the protein MAVGKNKRISKGKKGGKKKAADPFAKKDWYDIKAPSLFLTRQVGKTLVTRTQGTKIASEGLKHRVFEVSLADLQNDEEHAYRKIRLRAEDVQGRNVLTNFWGMDFTTDKLRSLVRKWQTLIEAHVDVKTTDNYTLRMFCIGFTKRRANQVKRTCYAQSSQIRQIRRKMREIMISQASSCDLKELVLKFIPEAIGRDIEKATAGIYPLQNVFIRKVKILKAPKFDLGKLMEVHGDYHEDVGVKVDRAADETMVEGETEQPVVGA from the exons ATGGCTGTCGG GAAGAACAAGAGGATTTCGAAGGGAAAGAAGGGAGGGAAGAAGAAAGC TGCTGATCCCTTTGCCAAGAAGGACTGGTATGACATTAAGGCACCATCTCTGTTCCTCACTCGCCAGGTCGGCAAAACCCTTGTCACCAGAACCCAAGGAACCAAG ATTGCTTCTGAAGGGCTTAAACATAGAGTTTTTGAGGTATCTTTGGCTGATCTTCAGAACGATGAGGAACATGCTTACAGAAAGATACGTTTGAGAGCTGAAGATGTGCAAGGGAGGAATGTGCTCACGAACTTCTGG GGAATGGACTTCACCACTGACAAGCTGAGGTCACTGGTGCGCAAGTGGCAGACATTGATTGAGGCCCATGTGGATGTCAAGACTACTGACAACTACACCCTGAGAATGTTCTGCATTGGATTTACAAAGAGGAGGGCAAACCAGGTCAAGCGGACCTGTTATGCCCAGTCCAGTCAGATTCGTCAG ATTCGCAGAAAGATGAGGGAAATTATGATATCCCAGGCTTCTTCATGCGATCTGAAGGAGTTGGTTTTGAAGTTCATTCCTGAGGCGATTGGCAGGGATATTGAAAAAGCAACTGCTGGTATCTACCCCTTGCAGAATGTTTTCATCCGAAAAGTCAAAATCCTTAAGGCTCCAAAATTTGACCTTGGCAAGTTGATGGAG GTTCATGGTGACTACCATGAAGACGTAGGTGTGAAGGTAGATAGGGCAGCTGATGAAACAATGGTTGAGGGGGAGACTGAACAACCTGTGGTGGgagcataa
- the LOC115980036 gene encoding ER membrane protein complex subunit 2: MVSKTEETQLSNLETQVDNGGGGAWEYLCLVRKLKVRRSDRVLKHGLSILNDPKKRSSLGPDEWTLYEQVAVAAMDCQSLDVAKDCIKVLQKKFPESKRVGRLEGMLLEAKGAWAEAEKAYSSLLEDNPLDQVIHKRRVAMAKAQGNVSVAIEWLNKYLEIFMADHDAWRELAEIYVSLQMYKQAAFCYEELILSQPMIPLYHLAYADVLYTLGGLENLQNAKKYYASTIDLTGGKNTRALFGICLCSSAIGQIAKGRNKDDKESPELQSLAATALEREYKQKASDKLSLLTAALKGLKVSS; the protein is encoded by the exons ATGGTGAGCAAGACAGAGGAGACCCAGTTGAGCAATCTGGAAACCCAAGTGGACAATGGAGGAGGAGGGGCTTGGGAGTACCTCTGTTTGGTCAGGAAGCTCAAGGTCCGTCGCTCTGACAGGGTTTTGAAGCATGGATTATCGATCCTTAATGACCCCAAAAAGCGATCTAGTCTTGGCCCTGATG AATGGACTCTATATGAGCAAGTAGCAGTTGCTGCTATGGACTGCCAAAGTCTTGACGTTGCAAAG GACTGCATAAAGGTTCTACAGAAGAAATTTCCAGAGAGTAAAAGGGTTG GTAGGCTGGAGGGGATGTTGCTTGAAGCAAAGGGAGCCTGGGCAGAGGCTGAAAAAGCTTACTCAAGCCTCTTAGAGGATAATCCATTAGATCAA gTGATACATAAGAGGAGGGTAGCAATGGCAAAGGCACAAGGAAATGTGTCTGTGGCCATTGAATGGCTCAATAAATATCTTGAAAT ATTTATGGCTGATCATGATGCCTGGAGAGAACTGGCTGAAATATATGTCTCCTTGCAAAT GTACAAGCAAGCAGCATTTTGCTATGAGGAGCTAATATTATCTCAACCCATGATTCCCCTATACCACTTAGCTTATGCTGAT GTGCTTTATACACTTGGTGGACTAGAAAATCTTcagaatgcaaaaaaatactaTGCATCCACCATAGATTTGACTGGAGGCAAAAACACCAGAGCACTTTTTGGTATCTGCTTG TGTTCTTCTGCCATTGGACAGATTGCCAAAGGACGGAATAAGGACGACAAGGAAAGCCCAGAGCTACAATCTCTGGCAGCAACAGCCTTGGAGAGAGAATACAAACAGAAAGCATCTGACAAGCTTTCTCTGCTTACAGCTGCCCTAAAAGGCTTGAAAGTTTCATCATAA